The sequence ACGGAGAGCCATTCTCATATGGCCTTGACCGACCGCATGCGCCAGTTCTGAGCGCATGCCAGATACCACCCTCGAATCCGCCCTCCGCGCCCGTGGCCTGATGATGGTCGCGGGTGTGGATGAGGCGGGAAGGGGCCCGCTCGCCGGACCGGTGTCCGCCGCGGCGGTGATCCTGCCGCCCCGGTGGCGATGCAAGGGGGTGGATGACTCGAAGAAGCTCACGCCGGCGAAGCGCGAGCAGCTTTATGAAAAGGTAACCACCGATAGCCGGGTCATCTGGGCGGTGGCTTTCGCCGAGGTCGAGGAGATCGACCGCATCAATATCCTGCGCGCCACCCACGCCGCCATGGCCCGCGCGGTCGAAGCTCTCTCCTGTGCCGTGGACCATTGCCTCATCG comes from Luteolibacter flavescens and encodes:
- a CDS encoding ribonuclease HII, whose translation is MPDTTLESALRARGLMMVAGVDEAGRGPLAGPVSAAAVILPPRWRCKGVDDSKKLTPAKREQLYEKVTTDSRVIWAVAFAEVEEIDRINILRATHAAMARAVEALSCAVDHCLIDGLPVPSFPWPHDGVVKGDGKSLSIAAASVIAKVSRDRLMLEMSREFPEYGFERHMGYGTKQHLAALERHGPCRHHRRSFQPVAQLSLPFGPA